Part of the Janibacter endophyticus genome is shown below.
GGGCAGGCGGAGCCGGCCGAGGGTCAGCGGGGTGTGCGGCTGGTGGGTGCCGCTGCCGACCCGGCTGACCCGGGCGGTGCCACGGAGCAGCATCTCGAGGCCGAGCAGGGTGAGGCAGAGGCCGACGAGCACGACGGCGAGCAGGCTGCCCTCGTCGTTGCTGAAGCCGACGGAGTACTGCGTGAGGATCGCTGTCGTCAGCGTCGGGAAGCGCATCATCTCGAGCACGCCGTACTCGGCGAGCAGGTGCAGCCCGACGAGCAGCGCGCCGCCGCTCATCGCGGGGCGCAGCCGCGGGATCACCGTGCGGTGCACCGCCATGAGCGGTCCGAGACCCTGCGAGCGGGCGAGCTCCTCGTCGGAGCCGTCGAGGTCGCGCAGGATCGCCGCCACCGGCAGGTAGACGAAGGGGAAGTACGCCAGGGTCGTCACGAGGGCGGCGCCGAGCAGGCCGTGCAGGCCGGGGGCGAAGGAGATCCACGCGTAGCTGGCGACGAAGGCGGGGATGGCCAGCGGCGCGGCGAGCAGGACCCGCCAGATGCCGGCGCCAGGCAGGTCGGTCCGCTCGACGAGCCAGGCCGCGGTGATCCCGATGAAGAGCGTCGCGGGGACCGTGAGCGCGACGAGACCGAGGGTGTTGAGCAGCAGCTCAGCGATCCGGGGCCGGACGAGGTAGTCGATCGCGTCGGCGGCCGGCATGCGCAGCGCGCGCGAGCCCACGACGAGCAGGGGCAGCACGGTCGCCGCCGCCACGACGAGCGCGGCGGCGGTGACGAGGAGGCTCGAGGGGCTCGGGCGATGCGCTGCCAGGGACATGGGTTCCTAGAGGATCCCGGCGTCGGTCATGAGCTCGGTGACCTTCTCCGAGCTCAGGCCGAAGGGGTCGACGGGCGGGGCCTCGAGGGAGTCCAGCGGCGGGAGGGCCGGGTCGGAGTCGACGCCCTCGGCGACGGCGTACTCCATCGACCCGGAGTCGACGAGCACCTGCTGGCCCTCGGGGCTCGTGACGTAGGCGAGGAACTGCTGCGCCTGCTCGGCCTTGTCCGAGCTCTTGAGCACGCCGCCGCCGGAGAGGGAGACGAAGGCCCCCGGGTCCTCGTTCTTGAAGTAGTGGAGCTTCGTGCTGCCCGAGCCCTCCTTGGTCCCGGCCTGGTCGCGGTACCAGTAGTAGTGGTACATGACGCCGACGGGGACCTCACCGGCGTTGACGGCCTTCATCGTGGCGATGTTGTTCTGGTAGATCCGGGCTCCGTCCTTGAGGGCCTCGAGCCAGGCGGTCGTCTTCTCCTCGCCCTGGTCGGCGAGCATCCCCGCGACGATGGCCTGGAAGTCCGCGCCGGAGGCGCCGCAGCCCCAGCGGTCCTTCCACTCCGGCCGCTGGAGGTCCATGAGCGAGGTGGGGAGCTCGTCCTCGGAGATCTTGTCGGGGTTGTAGACGAGGACGGTGGAGCGGGCCGCGATGGCGGTCCACGTCTGGGAGGAGGGGCGCCGGTCCTTGGGGATGGCCTGCAGGGTCGCCGCGTCGACGGGGGCGAGGAGCCCAGCGCTGTCGACGAGGGTCATCGCCGGGCTGTTCTCGGTGAGGAAGACGTCGGCGGGCGACCGGTCACCCTCCTCGACGATCTGGTGCCCCATCGAGGCGTCCTTGCCCTGCCGGACCTGGGTCTTGATGCCGGTCTTCTTCGTGAAGGCCTCGGCCCAGGCCTTGGTGACGTTGTCGTGCTGCGAGGAGTAGATCTGCAGCGCCTCGGGGTCGGGCGTGTAGGCCTCGCCGTCCTCGGAGCTGCCGCAGGCGGTCAGGGCGAGCGACCCGGTGAGGACGACGGCGGTGAGGAACGAGCGACGGTTCATGGGTGGGACCTCCGGGGTCGGACGGGCAGCGCCCGCAGGGTGCGGGGCGCGGGGGCGAAGGGGGTGGCCCGGGCCCCCGGACGGGCGTCGGTGACGCGCCGGGTGGCCCGGCGGACGACAGGCTCGCTCACGGCGGCGAGGACGAGGCCGGCGGCCACCGAGGCGAGCAGGCCGAGCCAGTCGGAGTCGACCCGGGTGAAGACCTGGAACTGGACGAGGTAGATGTGCAGCGACGCTCCGGCGAGGGCGCCGAGCGCGGGGACGGCGGGGCGGGGGACCCGGACCCGGGGGACGAGGGCGACGAGGGCCACGAGGGCGAGGACGGTCAGTCCGCGGCTCGTCGTCTGGAAGAAGCCGGCCAGGCCGACGGCGAGCAGGGCCAGCGTGAGCCAGGTGTGCAGCGGCCGTCGGGTGAGCGCGAGGGCCACCCCGGCCGCGACGAGCCAGAAGACGGTGCCGGGCAGGCCACGCGTGGGTCCGGTGCCCTCGGGCACGAGGACGTAGCGCGGGACGAGGGCGAGGGCCGTGAGCGCCATCGCGCACTCCCACGGGCGGCGCGCGACGAGGCGTGCGAGCGGCGGGATGCTCAGCAGACCGGCGAGGACGACGATCGCCGCGAGCAGCGCCTCGACGAACCACAGCTCGATGCGCGGTCCCCACTCGACCCGCCCGAGCAGCCAGTTGAGGTGGACGACGTTGGCCCAGCCGTAGGCGCCGGTCGTGAGGTGCACGGCCAGCGCGACGGCGCTCGCCGGCAGGGCGATGCCGACGAGGAGCGCCCCGGTCCGCCGCCACCGCTGGGCGAGGGTCGGGGCGACGAGGGTGAAGGCGGCGAGGTGGTAGCCGGCGACGACGAGGAGGGTGTGCGCGCCGCCGGGGAGGTCGGTGAGGCCGACGTGCGTCGCGCAGATGGCGAGCACCGCCAGGGCCCGGACGAGGACGCTCGTCTCCACCGAGCGGGTCCAGCGGTCGGGCCACCGCCGACGCGGTCGCTGCGCCGCGGCCCGGACGAGATCGGTGAGCGGGCGCTGGTGCCAGCCGCGGGGGAGCGGGCCGAGCACCGCCTCGAGCCCGAGCGTGGCGCGCACGAGGGAGAAGGAGTCGCCGCCCTGGTCGGCGAAGGAGCGCTCCAGCCGGACCGGACGTCCGAGGGCCGCGGCGAGGGCAGCGCTGGCCCGGGTCGCGAGGTCGCCGTCGGCCGCGCCGGAGCCGTCCTCGACCGCGGCGAGGGCGAGCGCGGCGCACCGGGCGCGGTCGGGCTTGCCGCTCGCGGTCCGGGGCAGCGTCGGGACGGTGGCGACGACGACCTGGGCCGTGGTGAGGCCCGAGCAGCGGGCCGCCTCCGTGGCGACAGCGTCGGCGTCGGTCGCGGTCGTCGTCACGAGGAGGCGTTGGTCGTCGGAGGTCACGCAGGCCTCGACCCCCGCCGTGTGCAGCCGGTCGGCGACGTGGTCGAGGTCGACGCGCAGCCCGAGGATCTTGGCGACGGCGGAGCGCCGCCCGACGACGTGCAGCAGGCCCTCGTCGTCGAGCCGGCCGAGGTCTCCGGTGCGCAGCTCGGGGGTCCAGCCCCCGAGTGCGAGGTCGGCCGGCTCGACGGCGTAGCCGAGCATGACGCCCGGGCCGCGGAAGACGATCTCGCCGACCTCCCCCTTCGCCTCCGGGACGGTGGTGTCGATGCGGACGGAGGAGCCGGCGACCGGACGGCCGACGACCCCGGCGGGGCGCGCACCCTCGGCGGGGTCGAGGACGGTCATCCGGGCGGTCGCCTCGGTCTGGCCGTACATCACGACGAGCTGCCAGGACGAGCACGCCTCGACCGCGCGCACCCGGGCGAGACGGGTCGCGCCGAGCGCGCCACCGGCCTGGGTGACGAGCCGGATCGAGGAGGGGAGCGCGTCGAGGTCACCGGCTGCGTCGAGCAGGTCGAGGGTGTGGGGGACGACCGGCAGGATGGTCGAGCCTGCGACGTCGCGCCAGAAGCGGGGGTCGGTCACCGGCGCCTCGCTCAGCGCGACGCTGCCGCCGGAGACGAGGTGAGAGTGGAGCACCGAGAGCCCGAAGCAGTAGTGCAGCGGCAGGGCGAGGGCGGCCCGGTCGCTCGCGCGCAGGTGGAGCGCCTCGGCGATGCCGTGGGCGTTGGCCGACAGCGCCGACCGGGAGATCCGGACGAGCTTGGACGAGCCGGTGCTGCCGGAGGTGGGCAGGAGGACCGCGAGGTCGGGGTGCAGGACGTGCGCCGGGGTGCCGGTCAGCCGGGCGAAGGGGGAGCGCAGCTCGCCCGTCGCGGTGAGGTCGGGTGTCCACGGGGCGGGGGTCTCGGCGCCGGGGCGCGTGAGGAGCCCGACGTGCCCGGCGCGCTGGACGGCGAGGTGCGCGACGATCCCGGGGAGGTCGCGGCCGAGCGGCACCCGGACGAGGAGGCGGCCCTCCGTGGCGGGCGGCAGCGTCGCGGCGGCGTGGGCCACGAGGCGGTCCAGCTCGCGGTGGCTGACGACCCGGCCGTCGGCGACGAGGGCCGCGGCGTCGACGTCGAGGGTGGGCTGATCGACCCACCGGTCGATGCTGCGCGTCGTGGTGGGCCGCGTGGGCGCGAGAGCAAGCGGCACAGCGAGCAAAGTTAGCCTAACCTTGCCTCCGTGCGAAGTCCGTCCGTCTCCACCTCCCCGGCGCTCGTCCGGTGGCTCTCCGTCGCGGACGTCGACCCGGCCTGGCACGGCCTCCTCGACGCGGGGGAGCGCGGCCGCTACGAGGTCAAGGGCAGCGACGCCGAGCGGGCTCGGTTCCTCGGTGCTGCCGTCCTCATGCGGGAGGTCGCGGCCGAGCTCGCGGGGTGCGACCGTGCCGATGTCGGCCTGCACCGCGCGTGCCCGGACTGCGCCGAGCCGCACGGCCGCCCCGTCCCGACCGGGGCCGCCGCCGGCTGGCACGTGAGCGCCTCCCACTCCGGCCTGCACGTCCTCGTCGCCGGCGCCGGCCGACCCGTCGGGGTGGACGTCGAGGTGGTCCGGGCGGCACCCCCTTCGCCCCGGCTGCTCGAGCGGGTCCTCGCGCCGCAGGAGCGGGCGCCGACCGAGCCGGAGGAGTTCGCCCATCTCTGGGCGGCCAAGGAGGCCTACCTCAAGGCGATCGGGACCGGGCTGGCCCTGTCGATGTCGCGGGTCGTCGTCGATGCGGGCGAGGTCGGGCTGCGCGACGAGACTCACCCGGCCGGGCGGCTCACCCGGCTCGACGCCCCGGACGGGGTCGTCGGCTGGCTCTGCGTGCTCTAGCCGTCGAGCCGTAGGTAGGCGTAGCGGTGGTGCGTCGTCAGGCCGGCCCGCTCGTAGAGCGCGACCGCGCCGGTGTTGGGCTCCTCGACCTGGAGGTAGCTGAGCACGACCCCGCGCTCCAGCGCGATCCGCCCGGCCGCCGCGGTGAGGGCCGCGCCGATGCCGCGGCGTCGGCGCCCCGGCACGACGTGCACCCCGTAGAGCCCCGCCCAGCCGGCGTCGAGGGCCACCCGGGCGACGCCGACCGCGGTGCCGTCGGGGTCGCGCGCGATGAGGAAGGCCTGGTCGCGTGGCGCCGAGAGCACGGCCCGCGCCGCCTCCGCTCTCGCGAGCGCGACGGGTGAGGCGACCGCCAGCCACTCGTCGGTCAGGCCGTCCTCGCGGGTCACCTCCACCCTTGCGTCCGCCACCGTGGGTGCCCCAGGCCCCACGGTGGCGGACGCAAGGTGCTCGGAGCGGCCCGTCATGACCAGGGTCGGCGTGAGCCGTCGCCACCCGGCGTCCATGAGCCCCGCGGCGAAGGGGTCCTGCGACCAGTCGAGGTGGGTCGGCAGCGGTACCTGGACCAGCGGGACGAGGTCGCGCTCGCGGTACCAGGCGACGACCCGCTCGACGGCCTCGTCGTCGGGCATGCCGGGGTCGCCGAGGGGGAGCGCGGAGTTGGCCCGGCCCGTGTACCCGCCACCGGCTCGCAGCATCCACCCCTGACCCGGCTCACCCAGCCACCCCACCTCGAGGCCGGGGTTCCCCTGGGTCATGACGAGGTGGAGGTCCTCGATGCCGATCGCCCGGTGCGGGGCGCCGCGTCGGCTCGGCCGGGGCGGGATGACGCGGGCCGCGACGACGTCCGCGAGGGGCAGCCGCACCTCGCCCCGTCGGGTCGCCAGGGTGAGGTGCTCCTCGCCGACGGCGACGACCTCGCCGACGGTGTCGGTGAGGGTGGGGCCGCCCGGCGCGGGGTCGGCGATGCGGGTCCGGACCGCCATCCGATCTC
Proteins encoded:
- a CDS encoding ABC transporter permease, with amino-acid sequence MSLAAHRPSPSSLLVTAAALVVAAATVLPLLVVGSRALRMPAADAIDYLVRPRIAELLLNTLGLVALTVPATLFIGITAAWLVERTDLPGAGIWRVLLAAPLAIPAFVASYAWISFAPGLHGLLGAALVTTLAYFPFVYLPVAAILRDLDGSDEELARSQGLGPLMAVHRTVIPRLRPAMSGGALLVGLHLLAEYGVLEMMRFPTLTTAILTQYSVGFSNDEGSLLAVVLVGLCLTLLGLEMLLRGTARVSRVGSGTHQPHTPLTLGRLRLPALLGLGALVVLSLALPLTLVGRWLVRWVATTPDGPSLLLTTGSTVGLAAAAAVVATIAALPGAWLLDRRRTGAALVMERTTYLASALPGVVVGLALVTVTVRYLPAIYQSASVLVIAYAILFVPRAMVSLRAGLAAAPPELVEAARSLGASGPDRLRRVLLPLVAPSMLTGAALVLIASATELTATLLLAPTGTSTLATAFWAASDELDYVGAAPYAAMMILLSAPLTILLLRQSGTRR
- a CDS encoding iron ABC transporter substrate-binding protein produces the protein MNRRSFLTAVVLTGSLALTACGSSEDGEAYTPDPEALQIYSSQHDNVTKAWAEAFTKKTGIKTQVRQGKDASMGHQIVEEGDRSPADVFLTENSPAMTLVDSAGLLAPVDAATLQAIPKDRRPSSQTWTAIAARSTVLVYNPDKISEDELPTSLMDLQRPEWKDRWGCGASGADFQAIVAGMLADQGEEKTTAWLEALKDGARIYQNNIATMKAVNAGEVPVGVMYHYYWYRDQAGTKEGSGSTKLHYFKNEDPGAFVSLSGGGVLKSSDKAEQAQQFLAYVTSPEGQQVLVDSGSMEYAVAEGVDSDPALPPLDSLEAPPVDPFGLSSEKVTELMTDAGIL
- a CDS encoding AMP-binding protein, with the protein product MPLALAPTRPTTTRSIDRWVDQPTLDVDAAALVADGRVVSHRELDRLVAHAAATLPPATEGRLLVRVPLGRDLPGIVAHLAVQRAGHVGLLTRPGAETPAPWTPDLTATGELRSPFARLTGTPAHVLHPDLAVLLPTSGSTGSSKLVRISRSALSANAHGIAEALHLRASDRAALALPLHYCFGLSVLHSHLVSGGSVALSEAPVTDPRFWRDVAGSTILPVVPHTLDLLDAAGDLDALPSSIRLVTQAGGALGATRLARVRAVEACSSWQLVVMYGQTEATARMTVLDPAEGARPAGVVGRPVAGSSVRIDTTVPEAKGEVGEIVFRGPGVMLGYAVEPADLALGGWTPELRTGDLGRLDDEGLLHVVGRRSAVAKILGLRVDLDHVADRLHTAGVEACVTSDDQRLLVTTTATDADAVATEAARCSGLTTAQVVVATVPTLPRTASGKPDRARCAALALAAVEDGSGAADGDLATRASAALAAALGRPVRLERSFADQGGDSFSLVRATLGLEAVLGPLPRGWHQRPLTDLVRAAAQRPRRRWPDRWTRSVETSVLVRALAVLAICATHVGLTDLPGGAHTLLVVAGYHLAAFTLVAPTLAQRWRRTGALLVGIALPASAVALAVHLTTGAYGWANVVHLNWLLGRVEWGPRIELWFVEALLAAIVVLAGLLSIPPLARLVARRPWECAMALTALALVPRYVLVPEGTGPTRGLPGTVFWLVAAGVALALTRRPLHTWLTLALLAVGLAGFFQTTSRGLTVLALVALVALVPRVRVPRPAVPALGALAGASLHIYLVQFQVFTRVDSDWLGLLASVAAGLVLAAVSEPVVRRATRRVTDARPGARATPFAPAPRTLRALPVRPRRSHP
- a CDS encoding 4'-phosphopantetheinyl transferase family protein, producing the protein MRSPSVSTSPALVRWLSVADVDPAWHGLLDAGERGRYEVKGSDAERARFLGAAVLMREVAAELAGCDRADVGLHRACPDCAEPHGRPVPTGAAAGWHVSASHSGLHVLVAGAGRPVGVDVEVVRAAPPSPRLLERVLAPQERAPTEPEEFAHLWAAKEAYLKAIGTGLALSMSRVVVDAGEVGLRDETHPAGRLTRLDAPDGVVGWLCVL
- a CDS encoding GNAT family N-acetyltransferase, producing the protein MAVRTRIADPAPGGPTLTDTVGEVVAVGEEHLTLATRRGEVRLPLADVVAARVIPPRPSRRGAPHRAIGIEDLHLVMTQGNPGLEVGWLGEPGQGWMLRAGGGYTGRANSALPLGDPGMPDDEAVERVVAWYRERDLVPLVQVPLPTHLDWSQDPFAAGLMDAGWRRLTPTLVMTGRSEHLASATVGPGAPTVADARVEVTREDGLTDEWLAVASPVALARAEAARAVLSAPRDQAFLIARDPDGTAVGVARVALDAGWAGLYGVHVVPGRRRRGIGAALTAAAGRIALERGVVLSYLQVEEPNTGAVALYERAGLTTHHRYAYLRLDG